The following are encoded in a window of Gramella sp. MT6 genomic DNA:
- a CDS encoding histidinol-phosphate transaminase produces the protein MKSNALPRREWIKKGLLSVGALAVTPQILWANRVNEAISSKNRFLFNTSGFNEFTPPKFPDLDNLKARLMWNENPYGPSKEAAQAFTESVWKGNHYPSNSLDQLTEKIARKEGVSKDQVLLGPGSSDLLEKTAVVLFQNGGNVVSADPSYMALISVAKAAGGNWKSIKLTSTYEHDLDAMEAAIDESTKLVYITNPNNPTATITNADKLRSFCKHVSKNLPVFIDEAYMELSENGMADSMAPLVAEGKNILVSRTFSKIHGMAGLRIGYLLGQKEILNQINDVIGTGMGITGPSIAAATANLDNEEFLSDCREKFFDTRTFFKNYLAKRGISHMPSQTNFIIFSLEMAGDEFLQQVYDRNMAVRAFQFWGKDWCRVSMGTMEEMQLFTEALDEILV, from the coding sequence ATGAAATCAAATGCTCTTCCCCGCCGCGAATGGATCAAAAAAGGTCTGCTTTCTGTAGGCGCTCTAGCTGTTACCCCTCAAATTCTCTGGGCTAACCGCGTAAATGAGGCCATTAGTTCGAAAAACAGATTTCTATTCAATACGTCCGGGTTTAATGAATTCACCCCTCCAAAGTTTCCAGACCTGGACAACCTGAAAGCGAGGCTAATGTGGAATGAGAATCCATACGGACCTTCAAAAGAAGCTGCGCAGGCATTTACCGAAAGTGTTTGGAAAGGAAATCACTATCCATCGAACAGCCTGGACCAGTTAACAGAAAAGATCGCCAGGAAAGAGGGAGTTTCAAAAGACCAGGTTTTGCTAGGGCCGGGATCTTCAGACCTGTTGGAAAAAACTGCCGTGGTTCTTTTTCAGAATGGCGGTAATGTGGTTAGCGCAGATCCTAGTTATATGGCGCTTATTTCTGTGGCAAAGGCAGCCGGCGGGAACTGGAAAAGTATAAAACTAACCTCTACTTATGAACATGACCTGGATGCGATGGAAGCAGCCATTGATGAGTCAACCAAACTTGTATATATAACCAATCCTAACAATCCCACTGCGACAATTACTAATGCCGATAAATTGCGGAGTTTCTGTAAGCATGTTTCTAAAAATCTGCCGGTTTTTATTGATGAAGCTTATATGGAATTAAGTGAAAATGGAATGGCAGATTCTATGGCGCCACTGGTTGCTGAAGGAAAAAATATCCTGGTCTCCAGAACATTTTCAAAGATCCACGGAATGGCAGGTCTCAGAATAGGATACCTTTTAGGTCAGAAAGAAATCCTGAACCAGATAAATGATGTTATAGGTACTGGAATGGGAATCACCGGGCCAAGTATAGCAGCTGCTACGGCGAACCTGGATAATGAGGAATTCCTTTCAGATTGCAGGGAGAAGTTTTTTGATACAAGAACCTTTTTTAAGAATTACCTGGCTAAAAGAGGAATTAGTCATATGCCATCCCAAACCAATTTTATCATTTTTTCTCTGGAAATGGCCGGGGACGAATTCCTTCAACAGGTTTACGACAGGAATATGGCGGTTCGTGCTTTCCAGTTCTGGGGTAAGGACTGGTGCAGGGTAAGCATGGGCACAATGGAAGAAATGCAATTATTCACGGAAGCTCTAGACGAGATTCTGGTTTGA
- a CDS encoding DUF2797 domain-containing protein produces the protein MRYEGVLTKMRTEITDVVQYYLVWENDFINMNQLLDKKISLNFLRYQCLNCGLEKKIYRQGFCFDCFTSIPQAGDWVIKPELSKAHLDEEDRDLDFEKRAQLQPHVVYLANSSDVKVGVTRKSQIPTRWIDQGAHEAIEIVEVPNRYLAGITEVALKDHVSDKTNWRKMLTNDIIDLNLAEEREKLKEFIPEEAMEYYLASNKETEIKFPVKQFPEKVKSLNLIKNPYFEGVLKGIKGQYLIFEDGTVFNVRSNEGLVVELKVLV, from the coding sequence ATGAGATACGAGGGAGTTCTAACTAAAATGAGAACCGAAATTACCGATGTGGTTCAATATTACCTGGTTTGGGAAAATGATTTTATCAATATGAACCAACTACTTGATAAAAAGATCAGCCTGAATTTCCTTAGATATCAATGTCTTAATTGTGGTCTGGAAAAGAAGATCTATAGACAGGGTTTTTGTTTTGACTGTTTCACTTCCATTCCTCAAGCCGGCGACTGGGTTATTAAACCTGAACTTAGTAAAGCCCACTTAGATGAAGAAGATCGTGACCTGGATTTTGAAAAACGTGCTCAGCTTCAACCTCACGTTGTTTACCTGGCCAACTCTAGTGACGTTAAAGTTGGTGTGACCAGGAAAAGCCAGATCCCTACAAGATGGATAGACCAGGGAGCACATGAAGCGATCGAGATCGTAGAGGTCCCAAACCGGTACCTTGCGGGTATCACCGAGGTGGCATTAAAGGATCATGTTTCAGATAAGACCAACTGGAGAAAGATGCTTACCAATGATATAATAGATCTTAATCTGGCTGAAGAGCGAGAAAAACTAAAAGAATTTATTCCGGAAGAAGCCATGGAGTATTACCTGGCGAGTAATAAGGAAACAGAGATCAAATTTCCGGTAAAGCAGTTTCCGGAAAAGGTGAAATCTCTAAACCTGATTAAAAACCCTTACTTCGAAGGAGTTTTAAAAGGGATCAAGGGGCAGTACCTGATCTTTGAAGACGGAACGGTCTTCAATGTGAGAAGTAATGAAGGATTGGTGGTAGAACTGAAAGTACTGGTTTAA
- a CDS encoding GH3 auxin-responsive promoter family protein, giving the protein MPIPLVNSIASWFLKKRIHQMELFIKYPNEVQNELLKNLISKARNTEFGNKYHFHEIDSYEKFRERVPIQNYEGYESVIERSRLGESNILWPTPIKWFAKSSGTTNAKSKFIPVSQDSLEDCHYAAGKDLLCIYLNNNPQSQLFTGKSLRLGGSKELYQENGTSYGDLSAILIDNMPFWAEFSSTPSNEVSLMHDWEYKMQAIVDETIKEKVSSLAGVPSWMLVLLNNVLETTGKQNLFEVWPHLEVYFHGGVSFEPYASQYQKILPKEDFRFYEIYNASEGFFACQDHNDTKDLLLMLDYGIFYEFIPMEDYGTSEEKAIPLSEVEIGKNYAVVITTNAGLWRYKIGDTVRFTDIDPYRIKVSGRTKHHINVFGEELIIENAETALKKVCLVTNCEIIDYTVAPIFMEGKEKGAHEWIIEFKTPPRDFDNFQRQLDLALQEVNSDYEAKRYNNMTLNMPKIHQARKNLFYDWLKKNNKVGGQHKVPRLSNSRTYIEELLELS; this is encoded by the coding sequence ATGCCAATTCCATTAGTCAACTCCATAGCTTCATGGTTTCTCAAAAAGAGAATCCACCAGATGGAATTGTTCATAAAATACCCTAACGAGGTTCAGAATGAATTGCTTAAAAACCTGATCTCGAAGGCCAGAAATACGGAATTTGGCAACAAATATCATTTCCATGAGATCGATTCTTATGAAAAGTTCAGAGAACGTGTTCCTATCCAGAATTATGAAGGTTATGAATCGGTCATAGAACGAAGCCGACTTGGCGAATCTAATATTTTATGGCCTACTCCTATAAAATGGTTCGCAAAATCAAGTGGAACTACAAATGCAAAAAGTAAATTTATTCCGGTAAGCCAGGACTCTCTCGAAGACTGTCATTATGCTGCGGGGAAAGACCTGCTTTGCATTTACCTGAACAACAACCCGCAATCACAACTGTTTACCGGTAAGAGCCTGAGACTTGGTGGAAGTAAGGAATTATACCAGGAAAATGGAACTTCTTACGGAGACCTTTCAGCGATACTTATAGACAATATGCCTTTCTGGGCAGAATTTAGCAGTACACCTAGCAACGAAGTTTCCCTGATGCACGACTGGGAGTATAAAATGCAGGCTATTGTAGATGAAACCATCAAGGAAAAAGTTTCCAGCCTGGCCGGAGTGCCCAGTTGGATGCTGGTTTTACTGAACAATGTCCTAGAAACAACCGGAAAGCAAAATCTATTTGAAGTGTGGCCACACCTGGAGGTCTATTTCCATGGGGGAGTAAGCTTTGAGCCTTATGCTTCGCAATACCAGAAGATCCTTCCAAAGGAAGATTTCAGGTTCTATGAGATCTATAATGCTTCTGAAGGTTTCTTTGCCTGCCAGGACCATAACGACACTAAAGACCTGCTTTTAATGCTCGACTACGGGATATTCTACGAATTCATCCCGATGGAAGACTACGGAACCTCAGAGGAAAAAGCGATTCCTCTTTCTGAAGTTGAGATCGGTAAAAATTACGCGGTTGTGATCACCACCAATGCCGGACTTTGGAGGTATAAAATTGGGGACACGGTAAGGTTTACAGATATAGATCCATACCGGATCAAAGTTTCTGGAAGGACCAAACATCATATAAATGTTTTTGGTGAAGAACTCATCATTGAAAATGCCGAAACAGCCCTTAAGAAAGTTTGCCTGGTGACAAACTGCGAGATCATCGATTATACCGTTGCTCCTATCTTCATGGAAGGTAAGGAAAAAGGCGCGCACGAATGGATAATTGAATTCAAAACACCTCCAAGGGATTTTGATAATTTCCAGCGGCAACTGGACCTCGCCCTTCAGGAAGTGAATAGCGATTATGAGGCTAAGCGTTATAACAATATGACCCTTAATATGCCGAAGATCCACCAGGCCAGGAAAAACCTTTTTTATGACTGGCTGAAGAAGAACAATAAAGTTGGAGGGCAGCATAAAGTCCCAAGGCTTTCGAATTCCCGTACTTATATCGAGGAATTACTGGAATTGTCATAA
- a CDS encoding sugar O-acetyltransferase — protein sequence MASEKEKMLSQKPYIASDPELSKERIRAQKACFQINSLTPDLVEERNTILKDLLGSFKENFYFEPPFHCDYGYNISIGENFYSNYNCVILDCAEVKIGDNVMLAPNVSIFTAGHPIDAEKRNQGWEYAIPVAIGNNVWIGGNVVINPGIKIGDNCVIGSGSVLTKDIPSNVLAAGNPCKVIREITEEDKKYYFKNRKF from the coding sequence ATGGCTAGTGAAAAAGAAAAAATGCTTTCCCAAAAGCCATATATCGCATCAGATCCTGAACTTTCAAAAGAACGGATTCGCGCCCAGAAAGCCTGTTTCCAGATCAATTCTTTAACTCCAGATTTAGTTGAGGAAAGAAATACCATTCTTAAAGATCTTCTAGGATCTTTCAAAGAAAACTTCTACTTCGAACCACCTTTTCATTGTGATTATGGCTACAATATTTCTATTGGCGAAAATTTTTATTCCAATTATAATTGCGTCATCCTGGATTGTGCTGAAGTTAAGATCGGCGACAATGTGATGCTGGCTCCTAATGTGAGTATTTTTACTGCGGGACATCCTATAGATGCTGAAAAAAGAAATCAGGGTTGGGAATATGCCATTCCCGTAGCTATTGGAAATAATGTCTGGATAGGTGGAAATGTGGTAATTAATCCAGGTATCAAGATTGGCGATAATTGCGTTATTGGATCCGGAAGCGTGCTCACCAAAGATATCCCATCAAATGTTTTGGCCGCCGGTAATCCCTGCAAGGTGATCAGGGAGATCACCGAAGAAGACAAAAAGTATTATTTCAAAAATAGAAAGTTCTAA
- the hemL gene encoding glutamate-1-semialdehyde 2,1-aminomutase: MIYKRSSELFAEAQKVIPGGVNSPVRAFKAVGGEPVFIERAEGAYLYDEDGNKLIDYINSWGPLILGHAHKPVLDAVIEKAKKGTSFGTPTEIETKIAELAVKMVPNIDKIRMVNSGTEACMSAVRLARGFTGKEKIIKFAGCYHGHSDSFLIQAGSGAVTFGTPNSPGVTQGTAKDTLLAKYNDLENVKELVEANKDEIACIIIEPVAGNMGCIPPAEGFLEGLREICDETGILLVFDEVMTGFRLAPGGVQERAGVKADILCFGKVIGGGLPVGAFAARNEIMDYLAPVGPVYQAGTLSGNPLAMAAGLAMLTELDSKREIFESIDKKTEYLHKGMDKVLSQNNVDYTINREGSMISVHFGKEPVTDFDSAAKSANLGLFNKFFHGMLENGIYIAPSAFETWFISDALSYEDLDKTIEAVDKVTKNF, from the coding sequence ATGATTTATAAGAGAAGTAGCGAATTATTTGCAGAGGCACAAAAAGTAATCCCAGGCGGGGTGAATTCTCCCGTGAGGGCTTTTAAAGCGGTTGGTGGTGAGCCAGTCTTTATTGAAAGAGCTGAAGGTGCCTATCTGTATGATGAAGATGGAAATAAATTGATAGACTACATCAATTCGTGGGGGCCACTTATTCTAGGTCACGCTCATAAGCCAGTTCTTGATGCGGTTATAGAAAAGGCTAAAAAAGGAACTTCTTTTGGAACACCCACAGAGATCGAAACCAAGATCGCCGAGCTGGCGGTAAAAATGGTTCCGAATATCGATAAGATAAGAATGGTGAATTCCGGGACTGAAGCCTGTATGAGTGCGGTTCGTCTAGCCCGCGGATTTACCGGAAAGGAAAAGATTATCAAATTTGCCGGTTGTTATCATGGTCATAGTGATTCTTTCCTTATCCAGGCCGGTAGTGGAGCGGTAACTTTTGGAACGCCAAATAGCCCAGGAGTAACCCAGGGAACAGCCAAGGATACCTTGCTGGCAAAGTATAACGATCTTGAAAATGTAAAGGAACTGGTAGAGGCGAATAAAGACGAGATCGCCTGTATCATTATTGAACCTGTTGCTGGTAATATGGGATGTATCCCTCCTGCAGAAGGATTTTTAGAAGGACTTCGCGAGATCTGTGATGAAACTGGAATACTTCTGGTTTTTGATGAGGTCATGACCGGATTTAGACTGGCTCCGGGAGGAGTTCAGGAAAGAGCGGGAGTGAAGGCAGATATTCTTTGCTTTGGAAAAGTGATTGGTGGCGGCTTACCGGTAGGTGCCTTTGCCGCTCGTAATGAGATCATGGATTATCTGGCTCCGGTTGGACCGGTTTACCAGGCAGGAACGCTTAGCGGGAATCCATTGGCTATGGCTGCGGGATTAGCAATGCTTACCGAATTAGACAGCAAAAGAGAGATCTTTGAAAGTATCGATAAAAAGACCGAATACCTTCATAAAGGTATGGACAAGGTCCTGAGTCAAAATAATGTTGATTATACCATCAACAGGGAAGGATCTATGATCTCGGTTCATTTTGGAAAAGAACCGGTAACCGATTTCGATTCGGCGGCGAAGTCAGCTAATCTTGGCCTTTTCAATAAATTCTTCCACGGAATGCTGGAGAATGGAATTTACATTGCACCGAGTGCCTTTGAAACCTGGTTTATAAGTGACGCGCTCTCTTATGAAGATCTTGATAAAACAATCGAAGCGGTAGATAAGGTTACCAAAAACTTCTAA